In a genomic window of Glycine max cultivar Williams 82 chromosome 13, Glycine_max_v4.0, whole genome shotgun sequence:
- the LOC100788859 gene encoding uncharacterized protein, with protein sequence MDQHHFLHHHHYHHPQEHRNRYTSLTPQSHLHSHHHNNLPPPPPNPSPPLSYHRTPQPYTPPTPQPQHQQQQFPYTPLPDRPLEEEPQPQRHIPYDLLPRRTTTLPWNPNPNPNPRIPDDFDRDYHHKHHRPLPPPPLPIESHRYDPDRHHHPVDPYEQNPREPLAWGGGGYHAPGQGDVDPTSYVRVYTVESDADVAGRTTSKRWVMSDRDRGREMHESSSGLVSSNGNSEKYYHGSENNMMGRYSRGNSRECGHTHEFERTPPKKQVQKKSALLRIQTVKPNNNHRNRENREVEQLRYPGYGSENGNGFYRGKEQYFGHGVKGEEREESPVEIDISFESNSLVAKAKAVVAPLPPPSSSVSVPDLNVMPVSDSDLVYGERSKRVSGSEGDYSGMQLPQPVRMSSVVVDLNRSPCKGNDSSGSRKEVIRSNKKNVDDGSSRSRTREADGSRGKKEVPNFVKVGNVVSGKLTSKIVKKKKIVKRVVKKGTASSKSSASNSLPAKTLPGTVKAESVARISLTASGPEKIEANLDEKSNTVIQSNTVDEEAKPDCLPPLPKEGNVLKEDAEVGLLQLSLGPDSRSQECKSDKDSGIGKVSRFERDGNISNSLSCASISEDKKSDSDCLDANDSVHDIGNTISVHDNANTSDCLDANNSVLNTYKVTKSLSGSNISVVTNIDYDNKQLCQNEVSLSPGKYSNVGSPQNRNLEDVGDELLKSSDTFSCSGKTRIQDGLDCLQHASALKHSSDNGSSNLEDSTCVDCSGIMHCAGKQVSPGDVVISPENWDTEKAFPNSNISAGSGEGDTNKIKKRRARTLLNFLSSEMECLSSNHVNPDSLANNVDGGSSLLLKDPSPSEVLEQPVQSLDFNSLSGVNGVTALHGKGGVLEAQFCVGHIDNDDANEVSPASKRKKVTANPNFTKCQSELSAVIVPSTTSEAPMSFSDNQEHQKEVAFESMGMIILSSAQSMPYSEDITKMPENVLAGGSFESIDANKETMSSEHLELWHSDIVSFSPCEDLAFPNVQFSSLEGECKENTTPIVPTSNIQTDILAVGNIAGEKTDLQAVEENYQYREHVQRSPRADMEPNDHNMKNDLLAQWNLMSCPASGDEVTTNNSNDEVIEDAPGLSDMFSQGMVSEVPDRRVLEFTAINDENIFGVQENPDNISMVGHDSNLNTSSIQQTKKNMKSDHAIEHSNLITKKTMSEQSQVSSKVTTQALNSYCFGLSGTKNQSGSIIPKTFPGHSFTFSKTSASSPHVSKPRTWHRTGNNPPASLPRIKPSLGTVPPKKPILEMKGNFQNTSYVRKGNSLVRKPTPVSTLPHISSVNQTSLGIDEIPKSIKSGGRADVTDKQMYLRTGATNAPQQRTPPLPIDTKSEENTSSSLVEPPSGGCCENASDLRKFIETDNIAPNSSEDALKHYETLENQPGPSDNGDSQGEAIDGNVFPLNTKRIVYIKPKTNQLVATSNSCDVSVSTDDNLQTAFSDGYYKRRKNQLIRTTFESHINQTVAMSNNTAYSGGQGTSNALCNRRFSKRRTHKVGRSSCKRSRASLVWTLCSKNSSENDRDSQHYQRALPQLFPWKRPTFASSLNNSSLSAISKKLLQLRKRDTVYTRSIHGFSLQKSRVLGVGGCSLKWSKSIEKKSKLANEEATLAVAAVERKRREQKNAVCISSQSKRERIFRIGSVRYRMDPSRRTLQRISDDESLSSASTCSGLASKRAYIPRRLVIGNDEYVQIGNGNQLIRDPKRRTRKLANEKVRWSLHTARQRLARKQKYCQFFTRFGKCNKDGGKCPYIHDPSKIAVCTKFLNGLCSTPNCKLTHKVIPERMPDCSYFLQGLCSNRNCPYRHVNVNPKASICEGFLKGYCADGNECRKKHSYVCPTFEATGTCTQGTGCKLHHPKKQSKGKKRKRTADQNNSRGRYFGFIPADVSKSGMMVAPKRHRQNGELEEELSDYISLDVVNEEVADVVDQSFEPAAFCDNDSLDLQLDDFDGLIKPVLLLKTKFTLQSPQSSSLQAFRQVAET encoded by the exons ATGGATCAACACCacttcctccaccaccaccactatcACCACCCCCAAGAACACCGCAATCGATACACCTCCCTCACACCTCAATCCCACCTCCACAGTCACCACCACAATAATCTTCCTCCACCACCGCCAAATCCTTCTCCGCCTCTTTCCTACCACCGCACACCGCAACCCTACACCCCTCCTACACCCCAACcccaacatcaacaacaacaattccCTTATACACCCCTCCCAGACCGCCCTCTCGAAGAAGAACCCCAACCTCAACGTCATATCCCATACGATCTTCTCCCTCGCCGCACCACCACCCTCCCCTggaaccctaaccctaaccctaaccctagaaTTCCTGATGATTTCGACCGCGATTATCACCACAAACACCACCGCCCTCTCCCGCCGCCCCCGCTCCCGATCGAATCCCACCGCTACGACCCCGACCGGCACCACCACCCCGTGGATCCATATGAGCAGAACCCTAGGGAGCCCCTCGCGTGGGGCGGCGGTGGCTACCACGCGCCGGGCCAGGGCGATGTGGACCCCACGTCCTACGTCCGTGTGTACACCGTGGAGTCCGACGCCGACGTGGCGGGGAGAACAACCTCCAAGAGATGGGTAATGAGTGATAGGGATAGAGGAAGAGAGATGCACGAGTCTTCTTCTGGTTTAGTGAGTAGTAATGGTAACAGTGAGAAGTATTATCATGGTTCTGAGAATAATATGATGGGTAGGTATAGTAGAGGGAATAGTAGAGAGTGTGGTCATACTCACGAATTTGAACGCACTCCTCCGAAGAAACAGGTACAGAAGAAGAGTGCTCTTCTTAGGATTCAGACGGTTAAACCTAATAATAATCATAGGAACCGCGAGAATCGCGAGGTTGAGCAGTTGCGGTACCCGGGTTATGGTTCTGAGAATGGAAATGGTTTTTACAGGGGGAAGGAGCAGTATTTTGGTCATGGGGTGAAgggggaagagagagaggagagccCTGTTGAGATTGATATTTCTTTTGAGTCCAATTCGTTGGTTGCGAAGGCGAAGGCGGTTGTGGCGCCGCTGCCACCACCTTCGAGTTCAGTGTCGGTTCCTGATTTGAATGTGATGCCGGTTTCGGATTCGGATTTGGTTTACGGGGAGAGGAGTAAAAGGGTTTCAGGCTCTGAAGGAGATTATTCTGGTATGCAATTGCCGCAACCAGTTAGAATGTCTTCGGTTGTTGTGGATTTAAATAGGTCGCCTTGCAAAGGGAATGATAGCTCTGGTTCTAGGAAGGAGGTTATCAGGTCGAACAAGAAGAATGTTGATGATGGTTCTTCTCGGTCTCGCACCAGGGAGGCTGATGGTTCCCGTGGGAAAAAGGAGGTGCCTAATTTTGTTAAGGTTGGCAATGTTGTTTCTGGTAAATTGACCTCGAAGATtgtcaagaagaagaaaattgttAAGAGAGTGGTGAAGAAAGGTACTGCAAGTTCCAAGTCATCTGCGTCAAATTCACTACCGGCTAAAACCCTTCCTGGAACTGTGAAAGCGGAGAGTGTTGCACGTATTTCATTGACTGCCTCTGGTCCTGAGAAAATTGAAGCTAATTTGGATGAGAAAAGCAACACTGTCATCCAAAGCAACACTGTTGATGAGGAGGCTAAGCCTGACTGTTTGCCCCCTTTACCAAAGGAAGGGAATGTATTGAAAGAAGATGCAGAGGTAGGCTTATTGCAGCTGAGTTTGGGGCCAGATTCCAGGTCACAAGAGTGTAAGAGTGACAAAGATTCTGGTATTGGGAAAGTATCCAGGTTTGAAAGAGATGGaaacatttcaaattctctATCTTGTGCTTCTATAAGTGAAGATAAAAAGAGTGATTCTGATTGTTTAGATGCAAATGATTCTGTCCATGACATTGGAAATACTATTTCTGTTCATGATAATGCAAATACATCTGATTGTTTAGATGCAAATAATTCTGTGCTAAATACTTACAAGGTTACTAAATCATTAAGTGGAAGTAATATTTCCGTAGTCACTAACATCGATTATGATAATAAGCAATTATGTCAGAATGAAGTGTCTCTATCACCTGGGAAATATTCAAATGTAGGATCCCCACAGAATAGGAATCTTGAAGATGTAGGGGATGAACTTTTGAAAAGCAGTGATACCTTTTCATGTTCAGGAAAAACTAGGATTCAGGATGGTCTAGATTGCCTACAACATGCCAGTGCACTGAAGCACAGTTCCGATAATGGATCATCTAATTTAGAAGATAGTACTTGTGTTGACTGTTCTGGAATTATGCATTGTGCTGGAAAGCAAGTGTCCCCTGGTGATGTCGTCATATCCCCTGAGAATTGGGACACAGAAAAAGCATTCCCAAATTCTAATATTTCTGCTGGATCTGGTGAAGGGGAcacaaataagataaaaaaaagaagagctAGAACACTCTTAAATTTTTTGAGTTCAGAGATGGAGTGCTTATCTTCAAACCATGTAAATCCAGACAGCCTTGCAAATAATGTGGATGGAGGCTCTAGTCTGTTGTTGAAAGATCCATCTCCTTCAGAAGTTTTAGAGCAACCTGTTCAAAGCTTAGATTTTAACTCACTATCCGGCGTGAATGGGGTTACTGCTTTACATGGAAAAGGGGGGGTTTTAGAGGCTCAGTTTTGTGTTGGACATATTGACAATGATGATGCAAATGAGGTTTCACCAGCttctaaaaggaaaaaagtcACAGCTAacccaaatttcacaaaatGTCAATCGGAATTGAGTGCTGTGATTGTGCCTTCCACCACATCTGAAGCTCCTATGAGTTTCAGTGATAACCAAGAACATCAGAAAGAAGTTGCTTTTGAAAGCATGGGTATGATTATTCTGTCTAGTGCTCAGTCAATGCCTTATTCAGAGGATATTACTAAAATGCCTGAGAATGTTTTGGCTGGGGGATCTTTTGAGTCTATTGATGCAAATAAGGAAACCATGAGTTCTGAGCATTTGGAATTGTGGCATTCGGATATAGTCTCTTTTTCACCATGTGAGGACTTGGCATTTCCAAATGTTCAGTTCTCATCATTGGAAGGTGAGTGCAAAGAAAACACTACTCCAATTGTGCCTACAAGTAATATTCAAACAGATATTTTGGCTGTGGGAAATATAGCTGGAGAAAAGACTGATTTACAGGCCGTTGAAGAAAATTACCAGTATAGAGAGCATGTACAAAGGTCACCAAGAGCTGATATGGAACCTAATGATCACAATATGAAGAATGATTTGCTTGCTCAGTGGAACCTTATGTCCTGTCCAGCCAGTGGTGATGAAGTCACTACAAATAATTCAAATGACGAAGTGATTGAGGATGCACCTGGATTATCAGATATGTTTTCTCAAGGGATGGTATCTGAAGTACCGGATAGAAGGGTTTTAGAATTTACAGCAATCAAcgatgaaaatatttttggagTTCAAGAAAATCCAGATAACATATCTATGGTTGGACATGATTCCAACTTAAATACTTCATCAATACAgcagactaaaaaaaatatgaagtcAGATCATGCAATTGAACATAGTAACCTGATCACAAAGAAGACAATGTCAGAACAATCCCAAGTTTCTTCCAAAGTTACAACTCAGGCTCTAAATTCATATTGTTTTGGGTTGAGTGGGACCAAAAATCAGTCAGGTAGTATCATTCCCAAAACTTTTCCAGGTCATTCTTTCACCTTTTCAAAGACATCTGCCTCCTCACCTCATGTATCAAAGCCTCGAACTTGGCATCGTACAGGTAATAATCCTCCGGCTTCTCTACCTAGAATCAAGCCTTCATTAGGAACAGTTCCTCCCAAAAAGCCAATTCTAGAAATGAAAGGGAACTTTCAAAATACCTCCTATGTTCGTAAAGGTAACAGTCTTGTAAGGAAACCTACTCCAGTTTCCACTCTACCTCATATCTCCTCTGTTAATCAGACATCTTTGGGCATAGATGAAATACCAAAAAGCATTAAATCTGGAGGGAGGGCTGATGTGACAGATAAACAAATGTACTTGAGAACAGGAGCAACAAATGCTCCACAGCAGAGAACACCTCCACTACCAATTGACACCAAATcagaggaaaatacatcttcCTCATTGGTAGAACCTCCTTCTGGTGGTTGCTGTGAAAATGCATCAGACCTTAGGAAATTTATAGAAACTGATAATATTGCACCAAACTCTTCTGAAGATGCACTGAAGCATTATGAAACTTTAGAAAATCAACCTGGTCCATCTGATAATGGGGATAGCCAAGGTGAAGCAATCGATGGAAATGTTTTTCCTTTGAATACAAAGAGAATAGTATACATAAAGCCCAAAACAAATCAATTGGTTGCAACATCAAATTCTTGTGATGTTTCTGTCTCTACTGATGACAATCTCCAAACTGCCTTCTCTGATGGCTACtacaagagaagaaaaaatcaattgattagGACTACATTTGAAAGCCATATCAACCAGACAGTTGCAATGTCCAATAACACGGCATATTCTGGCGGACAAGGAACTAGCAATGCTCTTTGCAACAGGAGGTTTAGTAAGAGGCGGACACATAAGG TTGGTAGGAGTTCATGCAAACGTTCAAGAGCCTCATTAGTGTGGACACTCTGTAGCAAAAATTCTTCTGAAAATGACAGGGACTCACAACATTATCAAAGGGCTTTACCTCAATTGTTTCCATGGAAAAGACCAACATTTGCTTCAAGCTTGAATAACAGTTCCTTATCTGCAATCAG CAAAAAATTGCTTCAGTTGAGAAAGAGGGATACAGTTTACACTAGGTCAATCCACGGGTTTTCACTTCAGAAATCCAGAGTTTTAGGTGTTGGCGGGTGTAGTTTAAAATGGTCCAAATCCATTGAGAAGAAGTCAAAGCTAGCTAATGAG GAAGCCACACTTGCTGTTGCTGCAGTagagaggaagaggagagaGCAGAAAAATGCAGTTTGCATCAGTTCTCAGTCAAAGA GAGAGCGTATATTTCGCATTGGTTCAGTTCGCTACAGAATGGATCCTTCCAGGAGGACACTTCAGAGGATTTCAG ATGATGAATCCCTGTCCTCTGCATCTACCTGTTCAGGTTTGGCTTCCAAAAGAGCTTACATTCCAAGGAGATTAGTGATTGGAAATGATGA ATATGTCCAAATTGGCAATGGTAACCAGCTTATCAGAGACCCAAAGAGACGAACTCGAAAATTGGcaaatgaaaaagttagatGGAGCCTGCACACTGCCAGACAGCGATTGGCGCGAAAGCAGAAGTATTGTCAGTTTTTTACTAGATTTGGGAAATGTAACAAGGATGGAGGGAAGTGTCCTTATATTCATGATCCCTCAAAAATCGCTGTCTGTACTAAGTTCCTGAATGGTTTATGTTCTACTCCCAACTGCAAATTGACACATAAG GTTATTCCAGAGAGAATGCCAGATTGTTCTTATTTCTTGCAAG GCTTATGCTCAAATAGAAATTGTCCATATAGACATGTCAATGTGAACCCCAAGGCATCTATTTGTGAAGGATTTCTCAAGGGGTATTGTGCTGATGGGAATGAG TGTCGGAAGAAGCACAGCTATGTCTGTCCTACTTTTGAAGCAACAGGAACCTGTACTCAAGGAACCGGATGCAAACTTCATCACCccaaaaaacaaagcaagggaaagaaaaggaagagaacTGCAGATCAGAACAACAGTAGAGGgcgttattttggttttattccTGCTGATGTTTCTAAATCTGGGATGATGGTGGCTCCAAAGCGACATAGACAGAATGGTGAACTTGAAGAGGAACTTTCTGACTACATCAGCCTTGATGTTGTGAATGAAGAAGTTGCAGATGTGGTCGATCAATCATTTGAGCCAGCAGCTTTCTGTGACAACGATTCCTTGGATTTACAGTTGGATGATTTTGATGGACTTATTAAACCAGTTCTTCTGTTGAAAACAAAGTTCACATTGCAATCACCTCAGTCTAGTAGCCTCCAAGCTTTTAGGCAAGTAGCGGAGACATAG
- the LOC121173249 gene encoding uncharacterized protein isoform X2 — protein MVSRYALNQIVAEFERVHYAGNNPSTCGCVMRTTHGLPCACELSKYVIGCIPLDSIHMFWRRLSFSDQGLSEPEVSIKEEMETISKRYEELDVCGKFTLKSKLWEIAYPNQNLMCPPPAKVNTKGASKKPMNRNPRSTKGDPSYWEYVNAFHSVQNNNSSVRRSASFSEQPNPRRIMPMLDQFQPFIHDFIDNIIDVKADKNCGYWSVGDLLGMSEDSWSLVHNHLLKEHDKFSDDYIKLFGGTDRFEKLRMPLLVDGLTKVTMDKWMNITDMRYVITSRYNVILVSLSQQQSMTLFSLRSQPPVDSSVHRIICIGHVFI, from the exons atggtttcaaggtatgctttaaatcagattgttgCTGAGTTTGAGCGTGTACATTATGCTGGCAACAATCCTTCGACTTGTGGTTGTGTCATGAGAACCACgcacggtcttccttgtgcatgtgagctatctAAATATGTTATTGGTTGCATCCCACtagattcaatccatatgttctggaggagactcagtttttcagaccaagggttatctgagcctgaagtgagcatcaaggaagagatggaaaccatatcCAAAAGATAtgaagaacttgatgtttgtggtaagtttactctgaagagtaaactttgggaaattgcataccctaatcaaaatttgatgtgtcctcctccagcaaAGGTTAACACAAAAGGTGCATcgaagaaaccgatgaacagaaacccaaggtcaacaaagggtgatccatcttactgggagtatgtaaATGCTTTTCATTCTGTGCAAAATAACAATTCGTCAGTAAGGCGTAGTGCATCATTTTCTGAGCAGCCCAATCCAAGAAGGATCATGcctatgttggatcaatttcagccATTTATCCACGACTTCATTGACAACATTATTGATGTCAAAGCTGATAAAAACTGTGGATATTGGTCTGTTGGCGATTTATTAGGTATGAGTGAAGACTCTTGGTCGTTGGTCCATAACCATCTGCTTAAAGAACATGACAAATTTTCAGATGACTATATCAAGCTCTTTGGTGGCACGGACAGATTTGAGAAATTAAGGATGccactacttgttgatgggttaaccaag gTGACTATGGATAAGTGGATGAATATAACCGACATGAGATATGTGATTacatcaaggtataatgtaatccttgtatccttgtctcaacaacaaagcatgacgttattttctcttagaagtcaaccaccggTAGATTCTTCAGTGCATCGCATAATTTGTATCGGTCAcgt gtttatttaa
- the LOC121173249 gene encoding uncharacterized protein isoform X1 codes for MVSRYALNQIVAEFERVHYAGNNPSTCGCVMRTTHGLPCACELSKYVIGCIPLDSIHMFWRRLSFSDQGLSEPEVSIKEEMETISKRYEELDVCGKFTLKSKLWEIAYPNQNLMCPPPAKVNTKGASKKPMNRNPRSTKGDPSYWEYVNAFHSVQNNNSSVRRSASFSEQPNPRRIMPMLDQFQPFIHDFIDNIIDVKADKNCGYWSVGDLLGMSEDSWSLVHNHLLKEHDKFSDDYIKLFGGTDRFEKLRMPLLVDGLTKVTMDKWMNITDMRYVITSRYNVILVSLSQQQSMTLFSLRSQPPVDSSVHRIICIGHVYDNHFVLVHSRYKVFFLYLYN; via the exons atggtttcaaggtatgctttaaatcagattgttgCTGAGTTTGAGCGTGTACATTATGCTGGCAACAATCCTTCGACTTGTGGTTGTGTCATGAGAACCACgcacggtcttccttgtgcatgtgagctatctAAATATGTTATTGGTTGCATCCCACtagattcaatccatatgttctggaggagactcagtttttcagaccaagggttatctgagcctgaagtgagcatcaaggaagagatggaaaccatatcCAAAAGATAtgaagaacttgatgtttgtggtaagtttactctgaagagtaaactttgggaaattgcataccctaatcaaaatttgatgtgtcctcctccagcaaAGGTTAACACAAAAGGTGCATcgaagaaaccgatgaacagaaacccaaggtcaacaaagggtgatccatcttactgggagtatgtaaATGCTTTTCATTCTGTGCAAAATAACAATTCGTCAGTAAGGCGTAGTGCATCATTTTCTGAGCAGCCCAATCCAAGAAGGATCATGcctatgttggatcaatttcagccATTTATCCACGACTTCATTGACAACATTATTGATGTCAAAGCTGATAAAAACTGTGGATATTGGTCTGTTGGCGATTTATTAGGTATGAGTGAAGACTCTTGGTCGTTGGTCCATAACCATCTGCTTAAAGAACATGACAAATTTTCAGATGACTATATCAAGCTCTTTGGTGGCACGGACAGATTTGAGAAATTAAGGATGccactacttgttgatgggttaaccaag gTGACTATGGATAAGTGGATGAATATAACCGACATGAGATATGTGATTacatcaaggtataatgtaatccttgtatccttgtctcaacaacaaagcatgacgttattttctcttagaagtcaaccaccggTAGATTCTTCAGTGCATCGCATAATTTGTATCGGTCAcgtgtatgacaatcattttgttctgGTACATTCAAGatataaagtgttttttttatatttatacaatTAG
- the LOC102667280 gene encoding protein MAIN-LIKE 1-like, translating to MLVELLMVTAEAARAETTQCCGPYVRLQWVCDIYEQRCQARHWIAAACAFLFHLLGCTFFANKSATHIHVVLLEAFRDLSQTGRYAWGVTALVHMYDHLNDASISTSRQLGGYITLLQCWIYEHFPLVTESTADSNYDEDSPCACRWIATKKIVKSIRTPTYRERLDRLRIPDACWIPYGEHRPVRDFHMISCYSGLLRWGPVAVYYRPERVMRQFGYTQTIPAPPADS from the exons ATGCTGGTGGAGTTATTGATGGTCACTGCAGAGGCTGCCAGGGCTGAGACAACGCAGTGTTGTGGACCGTACGTACGCCTGCAATGGGTATGTGATATCTATGAGCAACGATGTCAGGCAAGACATTGGATAGCTGCAGCTTGTGCGTTTCTTTTTCATCTTCTGGGTTGCACtttttttgctaacaagagtgcaacccatATTCATGTTGTGCTTTTGGAGGCCTTTCGTGACCTCAGTCAGACTGGGAGGTACGCCTGGGGAGTAACTGCGCTGGTGCATATGTACGACCACCTGAATGATGCTTCTATTAGCACCAGCCGACAGCTTGGTGGTTACATCACGCTGTTGCAG TGCTGGATATACGAGCACTTTCCCTTAGTCACGGAGTCCACTGCTGATTCGAACTACGATGAGGATTCGCCATGTGCTTGTAGGTGGATTGCTACAAAGAAGATCGTGAAGAGCATACGTACACCGACGTACAGGGAGCGCCTGGACCGACTCCGAATTCCGGATGCCTGTTGGATCCCATATGGGGAGCATCGACCAGTCCGAGACTTCCATATGATTTCATGTTATTCCGGTCTGCTGCGCTGGGGGCCCGTTGCTGTGTATTACCGACCAGAGAGGGTCATGCGGCAGTTTGGATACACCCAGACCATTCCTGCTCCTCCTGCCGATTCATAG